The following are encoded in a window of Telmatobacter sp. DSM 110680 genomic DNA:
- a CDS encoding MarR family winged helix-turn-helix transcriptional regulator — MAGLKREIAQERPFSSKEEEAFLNLLRTSDCLHRAFQRGTRQWGVTSTQYNVLRILRGAQPQGLTCTAIGDRMITAEPDITRLLARMKVLKLIKQQRDKRDRRVVWTQISTAGLELLEKMDAEITWMPRELLGHLNPKELDQLIRLLELARKNFTGAQEPVSCTGERCDVAETGENSH; from the coding sequence ATGGCAGGTTTGAAACGCGAAATCGCACAGGAGCGCCCATTCTCAAGCAAAGAAGAAGAGGCGTTCCTGAACCTGCTGCGTACTTCCGATTGCCTTCATCGGGCTTTCCAGCGTGGAACGCGGCAGTGGGGTGTTACCTCTACTCAATACAACGTGCTGCGAATCTTGCGCGGAGCTCAACCGCAGGGTCTGACGTGCACAGCAATCGGCGATCGCATGATCACGGCGGAGCCGGACATCACCCGCCTGCTGGCGCGCATGAAGGTGCTGAAGCTGATAAAGCAGCAGCGCGACAAACGCGACCGGCGCGTGGTGTGGACGCAGATCTCAACGGCAGGATTGGAACTCTTGGAAAAGATGGATGCGGAGATAACCTGGATGCCGCGCGAGTTACTGGGACACCTGAATCCCAAAGAACTCGACCAACTGATTCGGCTTCTGGAACTGGCGCGGAAGAATTTCACCGGCGCGCAGGAACCCGTGAGTTGCACTGGCGAACGGTGCGACGTGGCAGAAACGGGCGAAAACAGCCACTAA
- a CDS encoding response regulator transcription factor — translation MELLDETPDGEILDAPIKPGTIRIILADSQAIYRVGIRKIFALEDDIRVVAQADSLENLRSALERHPADVVLIEGGLLTGAPTAIPDVLRVAPDVKLIVQALGSDESQTVDLYRRGVRGIISRSISPDLLVRCVRRIATGETWIDNQAVNWVIDAYRAQAAALVSPRTQPRLSPKETAIITCITQGKRNKEIAFQLGTTEQVIKNYLRKIYDKLGVSDRLELALYCLHNKIIKSDADEVIVAQKIVAR, via the coding sequence ATGGAACTTCTCGACGAAACACCTGATGGCGAAATACTAGACGCTCCGATCAAGCCGGGGACCATTCGCATTATTCTTGCGGACTCACAGGCAATCTACCGCGTCGGAATTCGCAAAATCTTCGCGCTCGAAGACGATATCCGCGTCGTTGCACAAGCCGACTCGTTGGAAAACCTTCGTTCAGCGCTCGAACGTCACCCCGCCGACGTCGTTCTTATCGAAGGTGGTTTGCTAACCGGTGCACCGACCGCTATCCCGGACGTCCTCCGCGTAGCCCCCGATGTCAAGCTGATCGTCCAGGCGCTCGGCAGCGACGAAAGCCAGACCGTCGATCTCTATCGACGCGGCGTTCGCGGCATCATTTCACGGTCGATTTCGCCTGATCTGCTGGTGCGATGCGTGCGTCGCATTGCAACCGGTGAGACATGGATCGACAATCAGGCCGTGAACTGGGTAATCGACGCATATCGCGCCCAGGCGGCTGCACTCGTTAGTCCGCGCACTCAGCCACGGCTATCTCCCAAGGAAACCGCGATCATCACCTGCATTACGCAGGGCAAGCGCAACAAGGAGATCGCCTTCCAGCTCGGGACAACCGAACAGGTCATCAAGAACTATCTGCGCAAGATTTACGACAAACTGGGAGTTTCAGACCGTCTCGAACTTGCCCTCTACTGCCTGCACAACAAGATCATCAAATCCGATGCCGACGAGGTCATTGTCGCGCAAAAGATTGTTGCCCGCTGA
- a CDS encoding PilZ domain-containing protein, giving the protein MMEISKTDAPEEMSQTGRGNFLKEVRCAVRFPLSLPVEMADDKLHDHPAVTRNVSANGVLLELTGPLAVGEELDFHLRMPGSVLGTPQDVLVHCRGRVVRCSISQSQYQAAATIDEYHFVEQ; this is encoded by the coding sequence ATGATGGAGATCTCCAAAACAGACGCACCCGAAGAAATGAGCCAAACTGGCCGCGGCAATTTCCTGAAAGAAGTTCGTTGCGCGGTACGTTTTCCGCTCTCCTTGCCCGTCGAGATGGCTGACGACAAACTCCATGACCATCCCGCCGTTACCCGCAACGTATCAGCGAACGGTGTTTTGCTTGAACTTACCGGTCCGCTTGCCGTTGGCGAGGAACTCGATTTCCATTTGCGCATGCCCGGAAGTGTGCTCGGCACTCCCCAGGATGTGTTAGTTCACTGTCGTGGACGTGTGGTACGCTGCTCCATAAGCCAAAGTCAATATCAGGCTGCTGCCACTATCGATGAGTATCATTTCGTGGAGCAGTAA